The nucleotide window tacgtttttgtttacacagtatgtgtgtgtactttgtatttttattatgtatgtatactgtatatacactcacatgcatgtatatatttaataaaaatatgttgtttatatattaaataaattatgaatataaatatacacatgtaaatatttttttatatatacagtatgtgtgtgtattaataaatatacacagtacacactatacacacacacacatattatgtaaacaaaaatatttattttgaatgcgattaatcgtttgacagcacaatTGGAATTATTCACTTTTTCACTTCATTGTATTGattctttttgttgtttctgCTTTGATTGTTATTTTGCTAACTAAAGATGCTATTTTGCCTTGATGAAAACAAATGAAAGGTCTATTCCATATTATTTACAGACACTCCTCATGAATATTTACGTTTAATACATATGTGGAAGTAAGCTGTTTTAGTTTGAATTGCAGCACCCACTCTTATGTTTCATAGCCGCATATGTTAAGGGACATCACCTAAAATGTGACATATTAAGTTGCTTTATTTGCCTTTAAATGTTTTTGGCCAAGTATTTAGAAATAAACTTATGTTGTTATCTCAGAGATGTGTGGTAGCTTTTTTCAATTTAGAAGTGTGGAATTTGCTATATTGTGTTTTTGTACCCCATGATGATATTTTAAAACTAATGTATTAAATTGAatatgtaaactgtatttataaacattcatttaCCTTACTGTAAATaaggtatttatttttcattctagATCTGTGGTCATTTCACAATTTCGTAGCAAAGAAGTTCATGATTTTTCTGGTTCACTGGATACAAAAACATCCAGTTTCCAGGAAATAAATGCACCAGTGAAACAAACTCAAAAGtggctgtatttatttacttaacgTACATCACTGAACATCCCAGTTTTACTCAGAAAGAAGTcatattatggaagtaaaatgggttgcgaATGGCAGTTCATGGTCACTTTAAGCAGGCTATAGCTAACcatataataaatcaaaatagcGCATCTActgtatgccaaaaatcatgttgttttttattttattttaccacatatttcataaatgcaatttaaaatgctgtaatttttttaagtatgttGTATACTCAACAGTACGACTGACTGTTTATCAAGcacatattttactatattttatcagaattgttttatatttcttaCCCATGTCTGGACTGGACAACCTCAAACTGTTCTGTATATATGACTATTTACTGTCAGCAGACATGAAAACactttgtattcatatttttgattaaaagaaACTGGCTGTAAACATGCAGTCTGTTCATTTAAAAGGACATATAGTAGTAGTGTTCTGTAGAGTCTGAAATGTTGCATATATTTTGTATGATATCAGTAACATATCACCTAACGTTAGTAGGCTATGTATTTGTTGTCATCCAGTCCTGGAAAATTGACCTACAGTGACCTAGATTCATGTTAATGCTTActaataagtattttttatttatttttattttttttttgatggcggAAAAAAAAGAACCTCATAAAACttaaaaattcacaataaaatcaTTCGTGGTTGCGCATCATTTTTCGCGCGCTTTTTGTTGGAAAGTGCCCAAGTGAACGGTTATGAAGACTTGCTTTTAAACGAAGAGAGCAGAAGGTAAGATACGGTTATAGATAGTCTTTTAAGACTTTTAGTCAcccattattaataatatgtaggAAAGATAACCTAACGCGTTACGTAATATAAATAAGCCGCAAGCTGTGCAACATTTAGACAGAGTGTGGCTAAAATAAGCTAATTTGACTGTGCTGCATTTAAAAATGAGCAAAAATGAATTCCTCTGTTTTCATCTGTTATCTAACATTTCCTATAATTCTAATATTGTGTTAAGACACTGtattaattatttcaattaaattccaACAGAAAAAAGTAGGCTAGACATGGACAGcatatcagaattttttttccaaCTAATGAGTATCAACAGTTTTGATGTCACCGGTTATTAGGTGTAAGCTACgtgttttcatttaattcattttgcaAAAGTATAACGTTAAACtagactctaaaaaaaaaaaaaaaaaaaaaaaaatcctcgaCAAGCTTGCATGTGACCTGTATATGACTGTCCTCTAGTGGAATGCTGAGGTATTACAATTGAATCACAGTCATTCAGGCTTTTACAGGGTTTGACGTTTATTGGAATTACAACTCAGCAATACTTCACATTCCTCCATGTCCCTTACTAAATAAGAACTATATACATTAAAGATGTAAGCACAaggcatggatgacagttaatgttaaaagtaaaaaaaaaaaaaaaaaaaaaaaaaaaaacatttttattagacAAATGGATCGTCAAAAGAAACTATGTAGAACTGTGTATTTCATacacaagatgaaaaaaaaatgtcaggttACCCAAAATAAGAAAAGTTACAAGATTTCTCCCTGTAACTTGGCATTAATGTTGAACACTAAAACATGCTGTATTTTCAACCAACCTTGGCTGAAATGAAGCCGCAATACTAAAACGGCTAAAGCAGAAAGTATGGATGGATTATTTTCAAATGTGCTCTCGAATCACTGCATCTACACCTTAGGAAGATTGTGAATAATGCCCTTCTCATCGCCACCTGTGTTCAGAATGGATGTGAATGATTGAGTGGTATCTAAAATACCTTATGTTAGgcgtatatttaaaaataaaaatattacctgATCGTAGAGTTAAACTGATTAAATTCCACCTGTTACCCTTACACGTTCCATATGGCTTTTGGCCCGTATTAACACACGTAGTAGAAAACATGTAAAGCACCAGGTGCTGTAGTGTGAACCTTATGGATATGTGAATACAGGAAGGGCAGTGAGATGAGCAAGGTCAAAGGTCGTTAGACAAGCAAGAGAAGGATGGTTAGATGTTCAGGGTCCCTCGCTGATACTGGATAAGGGAGCTCATGCAGCTGGGCTTTGAGAACCGAGAGAGGACGAACGAAGACCCCCGACCTCTCCAGAGTCTCACCATCAGCACGTCACGCTCAGGACTTTAGGTAGGACACAGAACTACAGGATGGAGACGTGATAATGTGTTAATGGTCTCAATGCAGTGTATGTCgttcatatacatttatatactgtactatataacaatattatactaaaaccataaaaacaatttaaaataaactttatctgaaataaaattaaataaaaataaatagatactaTATTGACatataaaaagcaaaataaaaatcacaaaaacacaccaaaactactaacactttaaaaaatgaaagcaataaaaatgaaaacaaattcaaaatatcaataaaaactcaatgatattaaaataatgctgGTGCGTTATTTACGGGAATATTTAGAGCTGGTGAACAGTGATCTTCTGTGAATCCAGTTATTTAATTAGCTAAAttgagaaaaatatatttataccaaatatttttttaaacgttATTTAGATCatggtgaaaaaaagttttggatTTACCTTTTAGTATGTAGTCAGTCAGGAGGGTCGGGACCTTCTCACTGTCTTCTTTCATGGCATAAAGAACTGAAAAACAATATCAGTTGATAAAATGGTCCTTGTTTGTTTTCCTTTGATAGTTAAATTTGGTATTGTTTGATTTTAagcattaaatcaatcaatattaGCAATATTAGCTTTTTACAGAAAAGTCGGTTTCACTTTGACTCAGTTTTAATGCCATTAGTGCAGATCAGTACTCTTACTTTTTGTGAGCATTTGCAAGTCATCCACAGACGGAGGAGTGGCTTTTTTCTCATACGGAATGACTGTGTTTAGGTACTGTTGAGCACACATATGAAAAACAGTCGGACAGAGTTTACGATCAGATCCTATTCCTGCATATATATGCATGTTTAGTTCAAAACATTTATGGAAATGCTCCTCCACCTGTCTTTCTGTCCCTGAGGTCCCAAAGGTCTGCCTGATGCCTGTCTGCAGGATGTTGGAAAGACCCTCCATACTGAAGCgctgaaaaacattaaaacataaaatattaagaaCTAGAAGCTCACATTTTGTACAGCACTTCATTCATTGTGTGCACATCCTACGCCAAACTACTGCAAGGAGCTGGAAGAATTCAACTGAGGATCTAGAAATGATGGAAAAAGTTCTGACATTACATGATAGAAAATCACATgcattatacatattttacataataatgttgtgatgcaatttatttaagcatttgaaagtattgattttatttcttatgttttatttaattttttttgagaattcataaaaatgaaaaagtgagaaaaatgtatatataatataatattatttaaaataaataaaaaataataaatgcaatattcataaaataaaagttattaaaaattagaaaaataaatagaatttaataaaataataataataataattagccaTTTATCAATTATCAATCATGATggtatggatatatatataaataatttatcatttattggCTAAAATCCTAAGCCTCTGAGTTCAGGAAAGGTGTTTAaacataatatattacatttgagCTTCACAATTTGCCACATTTACCAAATCTAATCACTGTGTACAAAATAACTCAAATGATCAACTCATCCCTGTGAGAACATGGAGGATGAGGACGCAGAGATGCAGTTCTTGCATGATGTAATCAAATCACAGTGGCATTACTGCAAGAGGAAGCAGCTATTGCCTCCACAGCTCATACTGCAGGGGAATGCTTCCTCTACTCTTCCAGTAAGTTCTAAGTGCAGCTGTAGAGTAATGGGGCAAGATCCATTAACCGCAGATGGAGGCAAACATCACGCAGCTCATTTCAACACACTTACTTTTGCAGGCATGCTCCCGGTCTTCTCGGAGCGCGTCGGTCCTTGTAAACTCATGGCCTTGTCCTTACGCCTGCGCTTGCTCAGCTCCCTTTGCTCCTTCTGTCTGTTCTGGACCTCCATCAGAGCTGTGATGAAGGTGTTCTTCACCTCCTTCTCAAACTCCAGCTCGTCCCTCCGGGCCAGCTGGGTCACCAGTTCCTCCGAATACTCTCGTATCGCCGCCTCCATCCGACACAAGATGTCAAGCAGTGCCGAGCTTGGCATCAGCCTCAGACCTGCATGACAAGCACTGGGTTTAATAAGACTTGATCAACGCGAGCAACTCTTGGCTTTCACACTGTGACTAATGTTGCATTGTTTCTTTAGTGTCGTTCCCACTTAATGTGGGCTATTTTCTTTCGCTTTTTCTCCACTGCGTCTTTGGTTTCAAAAACATGATCTGGGATAAAGAAATGCTGAAACAACAGATTCAAATAGAAACCTTCTCTACTTTATAGGCACATGTTTCTAGAGCATGTTTACACTTACCTTGATCTGGTTTTACTTTCGCTGACAGACATCATGCTTGTATTTTACTCATAAAGAtcatctgtactgtatatatcaaCTACATTTTCATCTTGACATCTAGTTTCATCTAAAGATTCACCCTGAGGTtcacatatatttattaattgcaGGTTTGAAGGAGCACCTTCATAGGAGCAGTTGTTGTTGGAGGCCTGAGAAAGCATGCGGATCTCCTCCAACAGAGAGGGGCTACTTTTAGAGGAAGACACAGCGATatcatcttcctcctcttcctctgtctCTCCAGGATCTGGTGAGTTTTCCATCATCTCCACGATCTCCTCAATCACCTGATGAGAGAATAAATGACAGATTTTAGTGGGCGTTTAAACCAGGATTTTTTAAAAGGCGGCTGTAAATGTTTAGACTTACCTGATCAGCGCTAATAAGAGGTTCTTCACTCAAACAACTGACATTTTCATTCTTCTCGTTCATCTCATCCTCCTCTTTTTCATGTATCTTTAAAACCAAGACATGAAAACCATGTAAATCCACAGCCGTGTCAATAAGACATGATGGTAGAGAGTAATGGCTCCATATAGTTCCATTACACTCACTGCTAATGTGCTGAAGAGAGTGCTTTCAAATGTTAGCTTGACAGCTCTTCTGGCCTGCAATGATGTACAGCAGAGTCTTGACTAAACTAGTCAAAAGCTAGCATTAGATTACCTCATTTCACATCCGACCAGTTGCATTAGTTGATTATCTGTATAACAGTATACAAATACTGTAACTCTGTTCATCTCACACGATGAAGAAATATACAAATCTTTGCCAGTTAGTCACGGACATTATTCAGAGATCTTTTTGTGGTGTCTAAACTATTTATTGCAAAGCTTTTGACAGGCTGATTGCCAGAGAAAGTAGATCAGGCTGGGTTTTTGGCAGCGAGTGACTATCTCCGCCGTCCATTTGGCATAAATATACACACCACACCCTGAATCAAGAGTGCAAAGCTGTACTCTATGCAGTGCTGCAGTCATTTACTCAGAGGAAATAAAATTGCTTTTCAATTATAAGGAGAAAGATATTTCAAgttgtttcaataaaatatatctCAAGAGATTTCTTGATGGCCAATGCATCAGTGATAACTTCTTTGCAACTTAAATCAGCtccattaatataatataattaatataataatcataCATTTCCTttaacaataaatcatatttagtgATATCAACagagtaataatattaatatcagAAGTAATCTAAATAGTATTATCATTGTATGGTAAAATTCACATGATGATAttaaattactataaataatgtaatataaatatcaaTGCATTGGTAAAAATGATTTTGTCCCTAATATTGTACTCTTGACTCTAAGCCCTGCAGTATATTATCATGACAACACCATGAACGTTATCAGAGCAGAGCAGATGTTTACCTCTTGATCTGAGAGGTTGCCATTCAGCGTTTCTGAGGTGGGCTCGTCCCAGCTGGACACAGAGGAGGGGACGTAGTTGTCAGTCAGAGCATCCCACACGCTACAAAAACACATGCATGGACATTTATATACACAGTGTTCCAACTGACACACAGTGAAAATGGTACAAATGAGACATTCAGACTCAACAACATCtttattaactataataactgtgatctaaaatggtaattgtgtattaacagctgtcGACCATGTCGGTATGCAAATGcactgtcagaacatatttatatagctcattttttattttggtcatgCATGCGGACCTGcagaccacttatgtgcacccctgctAATAAGTACTCAATTCATTTACTGAGAAATTTCATTTATATGTATCGATTACGATTTGTTAGCAACAAGAAATTTAGagcttttgctttttttattattattttaagaagttCTTTAAGTAGCTGGTTTGCATGTTTATATAACAGGGCTAGTGACaatgctttctttctctttctatctatttatctagaTACTAAAATTACTCTCCACACTTTCTTTGTGCCTCTGTCTAGTCATTCAGGGAACAAGTGGCCATTCAAAGTGTGCTGATCCTCTGTTGACACACAGACACAAGCCTACCAGCCTCCATTCCAGCCCTGCAACAACACCAAACTGGTACAGACTCATCGTCTACCCATATGTCATTGTCAGAAAGAGTTTCATTTCGGTTTGCTGTCTAGAGATCTCCAAAAGCAACATCTTATCTAGAATATTTAGCAACcacaggtaaaaataaataaataaataaatatacttagaATTGAGCAGGCTGGTTTCTGTAATTCATCAGATGCACAGCCACAGGCTGAATTCTAGCGCAGGGACAGATTTGTGTCTGAATACCAGCCAAGAACAAAAGCCACGGGCAATGTGAACACATCACAGCGGGAAACGCAGGAAATAACATGCTAACAAATCATAAATCAACGACGTATTTACAGCAAAAACTATGAGAGTAATGAGCAAGATGCTCAAATTCTGGAAAACCCAGCAACATGTTCAATTTGATCTCTTACAAGGTTACAAAACATATTGATTTGAATCTAATTTTCTCACATTTTTATGCTCTTTTTATATTTACTTGCTAATATTAGTGTATATATTTGCCTTCACCGTCTCAATCATTGATGATGTTTTGACTGTTTTAAATCAACAATAATGCCTACTATGTTTAGaccaagggattttttttttgtcctattttGCGAGAGGCAGATTTGATGGCAGAGAGAGGATGGTGATAGACTGCCAGCACAGACAAGTCAGGACAAACAAAAGCACTGAGGCGTATAAAAATGTGCTGAATAATTCACAGCCGAACCATGGACATGCACACAGACAGGCGCTGGTGATGGACAAAGGGTGTTTTTATACAATTTGATTGGCAGGCCAGTTGGCAAGGATGTCAGACATGTCCTCACTTTTGATTGGCAAAGAGACAGCCAGCTGGATAGGTATATTCATCAGCGCAGTCATAACAGTATGCATACTATTTTTGGTGGTGTAAAAACGTGAGGCTAATTGCATAAATCTtcctttaaaatgaatgaattccTGTACCTTACATGTATTTACAAGAAGTGGAACAGAAAAGATCTTACTCTTCATCTTGAAGCCTCTCTTCATCCTCCTCGGTGTGCGACTGGTTGCGAACAGGTGCCAGACCTTCTGTCTTCGTGTTGTAATTGTGGAAGCACACATTTAGCTTCTCATCAAATTCATTGACGAGGTCCTCCATGGACTTGAAGCTCATCATCTCGGAGAAGTTCTCCAGCTCTGAGAACTCTTCGCGGCACAGTGGGGCCAGAGGAATGGTTTTGTGAGGACGGCATGCAGGCTGCTCGGATTGGATCTCCTCCATCTTACAGGGTCGCAGATCCTCAAATTCCTCATCCAGGCACACCAGAGGGGCCTCCATCCTGATGCCCTCTTGATCGCACAGTCACGTGGAGGATGTCACTGTAACAGTCCCTAATTAAAAATATGATAATTGTAAATCTGTCATTTTAACATCTCAGATTATCATCTTAAacataaaatgctaatttaaaatgttaagtaATTCAGATAGATTTTTCACTTCTCTGAAAATGATGTTATATAATAGTAATGGCTTCTTCAGAGTCAAGAACATTTTGTGAGACttgatatgaaaatatgaaatacagCAGGGAACACGAATGACTGCATTTCGCTCAAGCAGAGTGAAAGTAATTGTGTTTAATTTGCATGATGGTTGATTCTGCAGAACCTCTGGGACTTTTCCCAATGAATTCTGGGACTGTAAGGCCATCAAAGTCAACCAGCGATTATAGCTCATGCTAATTCAAATTCACTTtcccaaacatgaaaaaaataataaatgtagaaatacgTACATTAGCTTTTTTTCTGCAATCATTACTACCTTATAATCCACTCTATatcaataacatttatttttagcaaaTTAAATGATACAATATGAGCGTTTCTAGGTAAAAATGCATCTTGTTATATTCTGATTCACCCAAAACATGGTTTTTACATTCTATTCAGGTAAAGATGACTCGAAATGAAATGAACAAGTTCAGTTTGAGAGTTATTATACAGTAACATCCACTCTTTATTTCCTGCATTTTCGACCTGTGATCTGACAGTTCCCATGAATGAGCTCGATAGGCTTTATCAGGCTTAAAGTCAAGCTAAAAGACAGCAggataaaaatctatttaaaattgtCTTGCATAAACTTTTACCCCAACATTAGATTAGTCAGCAAAATTCCATTCCACTAATACACTCTATTACCctagtgtgtatgtgtctgtctgtagTGCACTGTGTCAGAATTAAGGGAATGACCTTGTGTCACTTCCTGGTTTTTGGCTACCGATTGATTTGTTTGTCCGCCTCCCATAATTCTGTGCCTATggccaaaacccattcacaagaAAAAACTTCAAATGACCAAAGCAAACAGGCAATCCAATGTTACATTGATAAACTGCTGCTTATTCACACCTCCTGAGGAAGGGGGTGGAATTGAGCAAGAGTAAAAATAGCATATTGACCTTAAATAAATCGATGGAACAAACTGTGGCAATGGAATAAAACACTTTTGACATGGGACCTCCGCTGAGAGTGACATAATCTAAATGTGTATTACAATCATATTTATCCCAGTGATAAAAAATGCAAGAGATATTTCTCAAATGCACTGCTAAATCTGGATCACAGCATTAATTTGTGGGTGCCAGTTAAAGGTGCTTTCAGCAGGCATGACCTATGTTGTGAAATATGAATATCAACACAACCATGTCACAAGATAAGATGAATTGATGAGCCATGATGGGGAGAAATATGGCAGATCACATCATAAAGCATGGGAGAGATAAAATACAACATCACTGTTTTGGTTTGGATGAAGACATTTTTTGGTGTTTCTTTAGGTCACACCACATGGATTTGAAAATATTACTTTTGATTATCCAAATGGAAAGATATTTAAACTGTGCTATCCCCCAAAAAATATGTCTAGATATATGTACcgaattaaatgaaaaaagaaagggATGGATGCAGAACGGACGGAGATCAAGGTTACCCCATTACCCAGTGGGAATGATGTGAAAACAATGGCGGGACGGAGACGGAGTGatggaggagagagagggaggaacaGATTACCTGCAGAAGAATCTCTCCGTGTGTATCTGGGTAGAAACTGCCCCTCCTATTCCAGTACAGTCAGAGAGAAACCACCATCAGCAAATCTTGGTCAGGATGAAACGACAGCAGACACAATCATTCCCATCTCACACTCAGAAGCTCTGTGTCCTGATGGCTGCTATTCTTATCTAAGCCAGTCAAGGCTCAGAGTGTTGTTTTCTGAGAATTAAGCAGCAGCCGTCCTCTCCTGTTCCACTGAGCCTGCGCATTGGTACGGCAGCTGATGGCATCATCCTCCTCGCCGACCCTCCCCCTTCTGCTCCTCTCCTCATGCACCTCACTCTCTCCGCCCCCTACCCCTCCTGCTCCCTTTCTCTCAGTCTGCCATAAGCCAAATCCCTCCATATTCATGaggaaggacaaaaaaaaaaacctgagaggTAATGGGGAGAAGCTGTATTGGGGCTTTATTCACACCTTGACCTCGCTTGTCATCGGCCACATCAGGAGTCTCTTGGCAAGATCCCTTCTCATTACCCCTCAAAGCACGCTCGAGGGATTTCAATGGAGGAAGCCGTGCTAACAACATGTACGCTGCTTACTGTCAGTCATTACTATTGAAATGAAAGCTATAAATCTGGCTAAATTACAGTGTTTTAATAATGTTGCAGGGTCATATAGAGTAATACTaagtctgagaccactagtggaaaTGCTTctatattgtatttttgtaataatttaataaaacaattacaaattgtATTATTAGTATAACAGTTTAATGAAAACATTGTTAAATTTCACAAATGTGGttatttgattagtgacctaTAGAACATGAGgaactgtaaatgttttatttctttgttataataacatatgttatatgatttcatttatttttagggaacattaacaaagatgaataaaagcTATAATGTTGTTCATTGGTAGACACTAATGCACTAACAAATGAGATCTTATTGTTAAGTGTtactaaaaaatgtattataattgatGTATCTCCTAGATTATAAATTTTCAACATCCTAAAGtaattacatatgatttatatagcacaattatttatatagcacaattgAAAACCaaacccaaaataataaaaaataaaattccttCCTCTAAAACATTCAATTTCCAGGTTTATGTTTGATAATTAATCACAGATTAAACAACAGATGTCAATGGTGTCTCAGATTGAACCCCTACAGACAAAATACACAGTTTCCAGCTCAATTTGTCTGACTCTGCAGGCCATCATGCAAGTCagaaagacagagaaacacagcAAAGACAAAGACTGTGGATTATAGGAACTGATTGggcataaagaaccttttgtttgGTCGTAGTATTGCACAGTTGCCCTTTACGTCACACATATCCACACCTCCCATATGTAACGCCACTCTCCCTGCTGCCCTTAATCTTTCACGGCTTTTAATCTGTGTCTCAGCCTGTAAAAAGACCCATACAGTTAGAGACGCTCTCCAGCATGCATGTGTCTGCATTCACACAAGCTGCTCAAAATTGGCTTGCCATATTCCAGGAATTAGCATCTgattgggccctatcttgcacccagcgcaattgactttgtacaccgacgcatgtgtcattcctattttgcacccgcgcaaagcgcgcttttccctccacagaagcacgtcgctaaactagtgaatgaacttgcgctccctgggcggttcagcgcaaaaaaggaggcgtgttccggcgcaaacaatccctggtgctattttgctgttccattaaacaattgcgccactgaccagaaaaaacctagtctaaagtcagtggcgcgttgcgcgttgttcattatgctattttaagggcgcatgcttgaccataatgtatagcgtgcacaacgcgcatacactttgctcatgtaatctacacagatgcaacagttatttttgcaaatcataaattgttacactaaaaaaatattaacacatgagatgacggaaatcattgtggtgtgccacgaagatgtgaaaaaaataagcataaatctagcttacaaattattcaggctaattattctcccatccccatacaacacaccttctctgtctttcactgcttttacaagaacatcagtctcctcggctgtgaaccgctcctggcgtgcgcctggtaaatacgccataataatagcaatccataatggaacttgcgcacctgcttttaaagggaatgttggatgacgctctgattggtttatttcacgttacgcccaaaccacacctatgaataatgaagctacttcagaccaacccattttagatttgcgccgggcgcaagagccatttatcccgccgggaaaatagcaacagcgccgagacccgcccacaaacttacttgcgcttcgcgctttgacacttgcgtttcagatcgttaaaatagggcccattgtATGGATTACAAACAATGCTTTCACAGTTTTGAGCAGATGACTGTGGGAAACAAAAGCATGGC belongs to Carassius gibelio isolate Cgi1373 ecotype wild population from Czech Republic chromosome B10, carGib1.2-hapl.c, whole genome shotgun sequence and includes:
- the fez1 gene encoding fasciculation and elongation protein zeta-1 isoform X3, with protein sequence MEAPLVCLDEEFEDLRPCKMEEIQSEQPACRPHKTIPLAPLCREEFSELENFSEMMSFKSMEDLVNEFDEKLNVCFHNYNTKTEGLAPVRNQSHTEEDEERLQDEDWDEPTSETLNGNLSDQEIHEKEEDEMNEKNENVSCLSEEPLISADQVIEEIVEMMENSPDPGETEEEEEDDIAVSSSKSSPSLLEEIRMLSQASNNNCSYEGLRLMPSSALLDILCRMEAAIREYSEELVTQLARRDELEFEKEVKNTFITALMEVQNRQKEQRELSKRRRKDKAMSLQGPTRSEKTGSMPAKRFSMEGLSNILQTGIRQTFGTSGTERQYLNTVIPYEKKATPPSVDDLQMLTKILYAMKEDSEKVPTLLTDYILKVLCPT
- the fez1 gene encoding fasciculation and elongation protein zeta-1 isoform X1 — translated: MEAPLVCLDEEFEDLRPCKMEEIQSEQPACRPHKTIPLAPLCREEFSELENFSEMMSFKSMEDLVNEFDEKLNVCFHNYNTKTEGLAPVRNQSHTEEDEERLQDEDVWDALTDNYVPSSVSSWDEPTSETLNGNLSDQEIHEKEEDEMNEKNENVSCLSEEPLISADQVIEEIVEMMENSPDPGETEEEEEDDIAVSSSKSSPSLLEEIRMLSQASNNNCSYEGLRLMPSSALLDILCRMEAAIREYSEELVTQLARRDELEFEKEVKNTFITALMEVQNRQKEQRELSKRRRKDKAMSLQGPTRSEKTGSMPAKRFSMEGLSNILQTGIRQTFGTSGTERQYLNTVIPYEKKATPPSVDDLQMLTKILYAMKEDSEKVPTLLTDYILKVLCPT
- the fez1 gene encoding fasciculation and elongation protein zeta-1 isoform X2: MEAPLVCLDEEFEDLRPCKMEEIQSEQPACRPHKTIPLAPLCREEFSELENFSEMMSFKSMEDLVNEFDEKLNVCFHNYNTKTEGLAPVRNQSHTEEDEERLQDEDVWDALTDNYVPSSVSSWDEPTSETLNGNLSDQEIHEKEEDEMNEKNENVSCLSEEPLISADQVIEEIVEMMENSPDPGETEEEEEDDIAVSSSKSSPSLLEEIRMLSQASNNNCSYEGLRLMPSSALLDILCRMEAAIREYSEELVTQLARRDELEFEKEVKNTFITALMEVQNRQKEQRELSKRRRKDKAMSLQGPTRSEKTGSMPAKRFSMEGLSNILQTGIRQTFGTSGTERQYLNTVIPYEKKATPPSVDDLQMLTKILYAMKEDSEKVPTLLTDYILKAN